From the genome of Deinococcus sp. AJ005, one region includes:
- a CDS encoding glutaredoxin family protein has protein sequence MSSLPLLTLYIRTGCHLCEQAEENLARLEFRVQLLDVDTNAEWRQQYGDDVPVLALGEQVLARGVLSPGRLGMIKLQLLRAAEPPTSERPEA, from the coding sequence ATGTCCTCATTGCCGCTGCTGACCCTCTACATCCGAACTGGTTGCCACCTGTGCGAGCAGGCCGAGGAGAATCTGGCGCGGCTGGAGTTCCGGGTCCAGTTGCTGGATGTGGACACGAACGCCGAATGGCGGCAGCAATATGGTGACGATGTGCCCGTGCTGGCCCTGGGCGAACAGGTGCTGGCGCGCGGCGTTCTGAGTCCGGGCCGCCTGGGCATGATCAAACTGCAATTGCTGCGCGCCGCAGAACCGCCCACCTCTGAGCGCCCCGAAGCTTGA
- a CDS encoding bifunctional oligoribonuclease/PAP phosphatase NrnA, whose translation MKISNGDNHQYQQEVRQVAALLRAHDGPVVVLSHENPDGDALGSLLGLTRALRDLGKTVIAPMNVPRYLRFLPEPGETSTPLTDWPEGALAVVVDVDNNDPDRVAGADLRQFSGQVVNIDHHGTNQRRATAGLIDPGKPAAVMLVADVLDELDITWTEGIATPLMLGLITDTGSFKFDSVTPETFECAARLLEHGARLGWINDSMGQNPRAYYLLLREVLDTMEFTRDGRVVLARVDDAMLTRAGATWEDVESYVGLLRNSEGADLAVMIKDFGERVKLSMRSRGGVSAQNIAVALGGGGHVMASGASASEPYPAVRRLLDAAIDTELARVDGLGAVSAVAH comes from the coding sequence GTGAAGATTTCTAATGGGGACAATCATCAGTATCAGCAGGAGGTCAGGCAAGTCGCGGCCCTGCTGCGCGCCCACGACGGGCCGGTGGTCGTTCTCTCGCATGAGAATCCAGACGGCGACGCCCTGGGCAGTCTGCTGGGCCTGACTCGGGCCTTACGGGATCTGGGCAAGACCGTGATCGCCCCGATGAACGTGCCGCGCTACCTGCGTTTCCTGCCTGAACCCGGAGAAACCAGCACGCCGCTCACAGACTGGCCGGAGGGTGCGCTGGCCGTGGTGGTGGACGTGGACAACAACGACCCGGACCGGGTGGCAGGCGCGGACCTGCGGCAGTTTTCCGGTCAGGTGGTCAACATTGATCACCACGGCACCAACCAGCGGCGAGCCACGGCGGGGCTGATCGATCCGGGCAAACCGGCGGCAGTGATGCTGGTGGCCGACGTGCTGGATGAACTGGACATCACCTGGACCGAGGGGATTGCCACGCCGCTGATGCTTGGCCTGATCACCGACACAGGCAGCTTCAAATTCGACAGCGTCACACCAGAAACCTTCGAGTGCGCCGCCCGACTGCTGGAACACGGCGCGCGGCTGGGCTGGATCAACGATTCCATGGGCCAGAACCCGCGCGCCTACTACCTGCTGCTGCGCGAGGTGCTGGACACCATGGAATTCACGCGTGATGGCCGGGTGGTGCTGGCCCGCGTGGACGACGCCATGCTGACGCGGGCCGGGGCCACCTGGGAAGACGTCGAGTCCTACGTGGGCCTGCTGCGCAACTCTGAGGGCGCGGACCTTGCGGTGATGATCAAGGACTTTGGGGAGCGGGTCAAACTGTCGATGCGCTCACGCGGTGGGGTCAGCGCGCAGAACATCGCGGTGGCACTGGGCGGCGGCGGCCACGTCATGGCGTCCGGGGCCAGCGCCAGCGAACCTTACCCGGCAGTGCGCCGCCTGCTGGACGCAGCCATCGACACTGAACTGGCACGGGTGGATGGCCTGGGCGCAGTGTCGGCAGTCGCCCACTGA
- a CDS encoding HAD family phosphatase has translation MNESVLPARHVAFDWGGVFTVGTFDGRSTQNVADHSGVPVERVRDSYFRHVRQLEVGAWTLDHFWSVLQEETGVILPYADFEALYLGSIADHAPMYATLAALPEGVRVGLLSNNYPVVSDHLRADPRFARFDALVFSNELGHKKPAPEAFAALEAAMELPAAQTAFVDDVQENIDAANAAGFHGILYHHEAHAAFERELAHWLKSGETQS, from the coding sequence GTGAATGAATCTGTTCTGCCCGCCCGCCATGTCGCCTTCGATTGGGGAGGCGTGTTTACCGTCGGCACCTTCGATGGGCGCAGCACCCAGAACGTGGCGGACCACAGCGGCGTGCCCGTCGAGCGTGTTCGGGACAGTTACTTTCGGCATGTTCGGCAACTGGAAGTGGGCGCGTGGACCCTGGATCACTTCTGGTCTGTGTTGCAGGAAGAAACTGGCGTCATACTGCCTTACGCCGACTTCGAGGCGCTGTATCTGGGCAGCATTGCCGATCACGCGCCGATGTACGCCACTCTGGCCGCCCTGCCGGAAGGCGTACGCGTGGGCCTGCTGAGCAACAACTATCCGGTGGTCAGTGACCATCTGCGTGCCGATCCTCGGTTTGCCCGTTTCGATGCGCTGGTCTTTAGCAACGAGCTGGGCCACAAGAAGCCTGCCCCCGAAGCTTTCGCGGCCCTGGAAGCGGCGATGGAATTGCCCGCTGCCCAGACCGCCTTCGTGGACGACGTGCAGGAGAACATTGACGCCGCCAACGCCGCTGGATTCCACGGCATCCTGTACCACCACGAGGCGCACGCGGCGTTCGAGCGTGAGCTGGCGCATTGGCTGAAGTCGGGCGAGACGCAAAGCTGA
- the aceA gene encoding isocitrate lyase, whose translation MTQPQNGQPHSPRTPAEILEKTWQTEDRWKGIKRNYGAEEVVKLRGSLPIEFTLARHGANKLWRMMKDEPFVNALGALTGNQAMQQVKAGLKAIYLSGWQVAGDANNAGQMYPDQSLYPASSVPDVVKRINNTLRRADQIQTSEGRGDIDYFAPIVADAEAGFGGPLNAFELMKAMIEAGAAGVHFEDQLASEKKCGHLGGKVLVPTSQFIRTLNAARLAADVSGVPTVLIARTDADAANLLTSDIDDNDRPFCTGERTPEGFYFVKPGIEQAISRALAYAPYADVIWCETSVPNLEDARKFAEAVHAEFPGKLLAYNCSPSFNWKKNLDDETIAKFQVELGKMGYKFQFITLAGFHSLNHAMFELAHGYARNQMVSFVELQEKEFAAQERGFTAVKHQREVGTGYFDAVSNAAAGGQSSTNALAGSTEAQQFGVRELAGAHD comes from the coding sequence ATGACCCAGCCCCAGAATGGACAGCCACACAGCCCGCGCACGCCCGCCGAGATTCTGGAAAAAACATGGCAGACCGAGGACCGCTGGAAGGGGATCAAGCGTAATTACGGGGCAGAGGAAGTCGTCAAGTTGCGCGGCAGCCTGCCCATCGAGTTCACCCTGGCGCGGCACGGCGCGAACAAGCTGTGGCGCATGATGAAGGACGAGCCGTTCGTGAACGCGCTGGGCGCATTGACGGGGAATCAGGCCATGCAGCAGGTCAAGGCGGGCCTCAAGGCGATCTATCTGAGCGGCTGGCAGGTGGCCGGGGACGCCAACAACGCCGGGCAGATGTACCCCGATCAGAGCCTGTACCCCGCCTCCAGCGTGCCAGATGTCGTGAAGCGCATCAACAACACCCTGCGCCGCGCCGACCAGATTCAGACCAGCGAGGGCAGAGGCGATATCGACTACTTCGCGCCCATCGTGGCCGACGCTGAAGCAGGGTTTGGTGGTCCTCTGAACGCCTTTGAGCTGATGAAGGCCATGATTGAGGCCGGGGCGGCAGGGGTGCATTTCGAGGACCAACTGGCCTCCGAGAAGAAGTGCGGGCATCTGGGCGGCAAGGTGCTGGTGCCCACATCGCAGTTCATCCGCACGTTGAACGCCGCGCGACTCGCCGCCGACGTGAGCGGTGTCCCCACGGTCCTGATCGCCCGCACCGACGCCGACGCCGCCAACCTGCTGACCAGCGATATCGACGACAATGACAGGCCGTTCTGCACCGGGGAGCGCACCCCGGAAGGCTTTTACTTCGTCAAGCCCGGCATCGAGCAGGCCATTTCCCGCGCCCTGGCCTACGCCCCCTATGCCGACGTGATCTGGTGCGAGACCAGCGTGCCGAATCTGGAGGACGCGCGCAAATTCGCAGAGGCAGTCCACGCCGAGTTCCCCGGCAAGCTGTTGGCCTACAACTGCTCGCCCTCGTTCAACTGGAAAAAGAATCTGGACGACGAGACGATTGCCAAGTTTCAGGTGGAGCTGGGGAAGATGGGCTACAAGTTCCAGTTCATCACGCTGGCGGGGTTCCACAGCCTGAACCACGCGATGTTCGAGCTGGCACACGGTTACGCCCGCAACCAGATGGTCAGCTTCGTGGAGTTGCAGGAGAAAGAATTTGCGGCCCAGGAACGCGGTTTCACCGCAGTCAAGCACCAGCGTGAGGTGGGAACAGGTTATTTTGACGCCGTGTCTAACGCCGCCGCTGGGGGCCAGAGCAGCACCAACGCCCTGGCCGGAAGCACCGAGGCCCAGCAGTTCGGGGTGCGGGAGCTGGCAGGCGCACACGACTGA
- a CDS encoding PhzF family phenazine biosynthesis isomerase, whose amino-acid sequence MIAYSEVSAFTSTPGQGNRAGVVLDAAGLSEAEMRELAAFLGAPETVFVTRMSVTHTGRSAVQVRYFTPTQEVEFCGHATLALGLMLAQAGHWRGGALELETLAGRVPLQLISEAGVPHQVWMRQQRHEIRPVATQLRAELAEALGIDPRMIHRGLPLAAASTGLWSVFVPLLDPVILDALEPDLERIALLSGALDVGSVYAYAPMGVNRFAARDFAPALGIPEDPVTGSAGGALMALLAHGGRLPMRAGRACGIIYQGHALGTPGEVEVEVEMHGDAVMAVHVGGCAVLEREGVWRREGS is encoded by the coding sequence ATGATCGCTTACAGCGAGGTCAGCGCCTTCACCAGCACGCCGGGCCAGGGCAACCGCGCGGGCGTGGTGCTGGACGCCGCCGGGCTGAGCGAGGCCGAGATGCGCGAACTGGCCGCCTTCCTGGGTGCGCCCGAAACCGTCTTCGTGACCCGCATGTCTGTGACCCACACGGGCCGCTCAGCCGTGCAGGTGCGCTACTTCACGCCCACGCAGGAGGTGGAGTTCTGCGGCCACGCCACGCTGGCGCTGGGGCTGATGCTGGCCCAGGCCGGACACTGGCGCGGCGGGGCGCTGGAGCTGGAAACCCTGGCGGGCCGCGTGCCCCTGCAACTGATCAGCGAGGCGGGCGTGCCCCATCAGGTCTGGATGCGCCAGCAGCGACACGAAATTCGCCCTGTGGCCACCCAACTGCGCGCCGAACTGGCCGAGGCGCTGGGCATCGACCCCCGCATGATCCACAGAGGTCTGCCGCTGGCCGCCGCCAGCACGGGCCTGTGGAGCGTTTTCGTGCCGTTACTGGACCCGGTGATTCTGGACGCGCTGGAACCCGATCTGGAGCGGATTGCCCTGCTCAGCGGGGCACTGGACGTGGGCAGCGTCTACGCCTACGCCCCGATGGGCGTCAACCGTTTCGCGGCGCGCGACTTTGCCCCGGCGCTGGGCATTCCTGAGGACCCGGTGACTGGCAGCGCGGGCGGCGCGTTGATGGCCCTGTTGGCACACGGGGGCCGCCTGCCCATGCGTGCCGGACGGGCCTGCGGCATCATCTATCAGGGCCACGCGCTGGGCACCCCCGGAGAGGTAGAAGTGGAAGTAGAAATGCATGGCGACGCGGTCATGGCCGTCCACGTCGGCGGCTGCGCGGTGCTGGAGCGCGAAGGGGTGTGGAGGAGAGAGGGGAGTTGA
- a CDS encoding tetratricopeptide repeat protein: protein MGATLGTIVDYKAVLADLRAHLPPEAGGGGVAVRRGSLRWLETQMRARGAGGTAVRNIIYRDIGTVADREILRAILTELAAETGRPLPETPLVSLSSPPPAELELLGRSKKRAYRQFLAGVWAGRAPRLIVTGRAGAGKTVLLDSLDAALREGGLPVKRLFLSGEASELLGLEVAPGTAYSQLAAAQMEAARRQLPAFGTLLVRVTDDLRFAGGPPRSADGSVVSPARWAAEHLLRAAPSGLAVLLALEKISADGLGLPLPETITLHPPTPAEARGYLMARLGIARAEADSLVAETGRHLDRLSLLVRLRGGQTDADAPDLLTDPDIRRLAGATAALNLSSVHSSVLPWPPELLRAALGTEFRQWPPHARALLAGSDALGWTPTPALRTAWNVLEAEDRTAALRRLAGLTFEGGRPVRLAALAALKDWAALAAHIHAQPDDARWLPPLWPSIRHGAAGETRDDLAGAVVRHHAGRGDYHDSGLRDALFTLLEATRPPVRAWARVKLAESSLEAGNMAAAAEQLAHPEVSVLLSSALPVHDPWAVTACADALLVQAALARWAGDLETATRAVMDPRAAVGGPRAGLWRGLIAKDAGRWEEALAALASVPPSSPLLSARARYQEGDLRLRLGQPAAALAALRDAVIRLETAGAAQEERARVLARSATALRRLGLVQEAQATLNRALALLPPDPRRHADGVPRARLLSEGIPLLLALGRPNDALAASAQALALLTGRSARPAEVQYRQRRTHYRVALAYLTRGLGGAYLQPLLGPLRDHPDLQQARTLLDGLIGEATSGSDRDSILLFDMHLSRALAEPHPAAALDCVARALALAAHPYEEAQARAMRAEVQWRAGRPAEALADLNRAHALLRRVQPGLDDLPDPGLQAQLLTLEAALTIGDGPQTIRWLRAALADPALAPFRVGVWRALGRVLEAGGDAWPLLHTLHGPRAEALAHLRPGDALWLLEGDGGESPPGPSLP from the coding sequence GTGGGTGCTACCCTGGGAACCATCGTGGATTACAAGGCGGTGCTGGCTGATCTGCGCGCCCACCTGCCCCCGGAAGCAGGCGGCGGGGGTGTGGCGGTGCGGCGCGGCAGCCTGCGCTGGCTGGAAACCCAGATGCGGGCGCGTGGGGCCGGGGGCACGGCGGTGCGGAACATCATCTACCGCGACATCGGTACCGTGGCGGACCGGGAAATCCTGCGTGCCATCCTGACTGAGCTGGCGGCTGAGACGGGCCGTCCATTGCCCGAAACCCCGCTGGTCTCCTTATCTTCCCCTCCACCCGCTGAACTGGAACTGCTGGGCCGCAGCAAGAAGCGGGCCTACCGCCAATTCCTGGCCGGGGTGTGGGCAGGCCGCGCGCCCCGACTGATCGTGACTGGCCGGGCTGGAGCGGGCAAGACCGTGCTGCTGGACAGTCTGGACGCGGCTTTACGTGAGGGCGGACTTCCGGTCAAGCGGCTGTTTCTGTCTGGTGAGGCCAGCGAATTGCTGGGGCTTGAAGTCGCGCCTGGCACAGCCTACTCGCAGCTCGCGGCGGCGCAGATGGAGGCCGCGCGCCGTCAGCTTCCGGCGTTCGGCACGCTGCTGGTGCGCGTGACCGATGATCTGCGCTTCGCGGGTGGCCCGCCCCGCAGCGCCGACGGTTCGGTGGTGTCCCCGGCACGCTGGGCCGCCGAACACCTGCTGCGTGCCGCACCGTCAGGGCTGGCCGTGCTGCTGGCCCTGGAAAAGATTTCAGCCGATGGTCTCGGCCTGCCGCTCCCCGAGACCATCACCCTGCATCCGCCTACCCCCGCCGAGGCGCGCGGCTACCTGATGGCCCGTCTGGGCATTGCCCGTGCGGAGGCCGATTCACTGGTGGCCGAAACCGGACGCCATCTGGACCGCCTGAGTCTGCTGGTGCGCCTGCGCGGAGGCCAGACGGACGCGGACGCGCCGGACCTGCTGACAGACCCCGACATCCGGCGGCTGGCTGGGGCGACGGCGGCACTCAATCTGAGTTCAGTCCATTCTTCCGTCCTTCCCTGGCCACCCGAACTGCTGCGGGCCGCGCTGGGCACTGAATTCCGGCAATGGCCGCCCCATGCCCGCGCCCTGCTGGCCGGTTCGGACGCGCTGGGCTGGACCCCCACCCCTGCCCTGCGCACCGCCTGGAATGTGCTGGAAGCGGAAGACCGCACCGCCGCGCTGCGCCGACTGGCCGGGCTGACCTTTGAAGGGGGGCGTCCCGTTCGACTGGCCGCGCTGGCCGCCCTGAAGGACTGGGCGGCGCTGGCGGCCCACATTCACGCGCAACCCGACGACGCCCGCTGGCTGCCGCCGCTGTGGCCGTCCATCCGCCACGGCGCGGCAGGGGAGACCCGCGACGATCTGGCAGGGGCGGTGGTCCGCCACCACGCGGGCCGGGGCGACTACCATGATTCGGGGCTGCGCGACGCCCTGTTCACGCTGCTGGAGGCCACACGCCCCCCGGTGCGGGCCTGGGCGCGGGTCAAGCTGGCCGAGAGCAGCCTGGAAGCCGGGAACATGGCGGCGGCGGCAGAGCAACTGGCCCACCCGGAGGTGTCCGTCCTCCTTTCCTCCGCCCTGCCCGTGCATGACCCCTGGGCGGTCACGGCCTGCGCCGACGCGCTGCTGGTGCAGGCGGCCCTGGCCCGCTGGGCGGGTGATCTGGAGACTGCCACCCGCGCCGTCATGGACCCGCGTGCGGCAGTGGGTGGCCCCCGCGCGGGGCTGTGGCGCGGATTGATCGCCAAGGATGCCGGACGCTGGGAAGAGGCGCTGGCGGCGCTGGCCTCGGTGCCGCCTTCCAGCCCGCTGCTCTCCGCGCGTGCCCGCTATCAGGAAGGCGATCTGCGCCTGCGCCTGGGCCAGCCCGCTGCCGCACTGGCGGCCCTGCGCGACGCCGTGATCAGGCTGGAAACGGCGGGGGCCGCCCAGGAGGAACGCGCCCGCGTGCTGGCTCGCAGTGCCACCGCCCTGCGCCGCTTGGGGCTGGTGCAAGAGGCCCAGGCCACACTGAACCGCGCCCTGGCCCTGCTGCCCCCCGATCCGCGCCGCCACGCCGATGGGGTGCCCCGCGCCCGCCTGCTCTCGGAGGGGATTCCGCTGCTGCTGGCACTGGGTCGCCCGAACGACGCCCTGGCGGCCTCGGCCCAGGCGCTGGCCCTGCTGACAGGCCGCAGCGCCCGGCCCGCAGAGGTCCAGTACCGTCAGCGCCGCACCCACTACCGCGTGGCCCTGGCATACCTGACGCGCGGGCTGGGCGGCGCATATCTGCAACCTCTGCTCGGCCCGCTGCGGGATCACCCTGATTTGCAGCAGGCCCGCACGCTGCTGGACGGCCTGATTGGGGAGGCCACGTCCGGAAGTGACCGCGACAGCATCCTGCTGTTCGACATGCACCTCAGCCGCGCGCTGGCCGAACCCCACCCGGCGGCGGCGCTGGACTGCGTGGCCCGCGCCCTGGCCCTGGCCGCCCACCCCTACGAGGAGGCCCAGGCCCGCGCCATGCGCGCCGAGGTCCAGTGGCGCGCGGGCCGTCCTGCCGAGGCTCTGGCCGATCTGAACCGCGCCCACGCCCTGCTGCGCCGCGTGCAACCGGGACTGGACGACCTGCCCGATCCTGGCTTGCAGGCGCAACTGCTGACGCTGGAAGCCGCCCTGACCATCGGTGACGGCCCACAGACGATCCGTTGGCTGCGCGCCGCGCTGGCGGACCCGGCGCTGGCTCCCTTCCGCGTGGGCGTGTGGCGGGCGCTGGGGCGGGTGCTGGAAGCTGGAGGAGACGCGTGGCCTCTGCTTCATACGCTGCACGGCCCGCGCGCCGAAGCCCTGGCCCATCTGCGCCCCGGCGACGCCCTGTGGTTGCTGGAAGGGGATGGGGGCGAATCTCCACCTGGGCCGTCTCTCCCGTGA
- a CDS encoding S41 family peptidase has product MPFHRFPRALFPALLLALSVAGASPATDLFQSATQQVTREYYGWSTADLKALSEKYDALLRVRCSDQGEACSYATGRDVLTDLFKEFGDAHTNVRDPEGAERLREVTQDLAVQRTGARLARAEGGLLVVSIIPGSPAEADGLRVFDLVTTVNGEAAGKRGGENAPIGPNEFIRLERAAEPIRVTVRRPASPELTLSLSTQPLLARDVPTLSWTGVDGKVAVISYPSFLPSDASQLFLARLKEAQAAGARELIVDLRYNGGGSLTECVAAASVFAPVEYKSQTRSNGRLSTYSFTGVNGTRGNFLNMKTIPPGSAVWKGPVAVLVGPNTASCAEVFTYYAQRAGAIAVGEKTRGVGNSGVVFDPLPDGGVVSVTVLRAFNEKGEALPDTITPDVLAPGDIVALTEQGRDVTLEAALQALAAQAAR; this is encoded by the coding sequence GTGCCTTTTCACCGCTTTCCGCGTGCGCTGTTTCCGGCGTTGCTGCTCGCCCTGTCCGTGGCGGGGGCCAGCCCAGCCACCGATCTGTTCCAGTCGGCCACGCAGCAGGTTACGCGGGAGTATTACGGCTGGTCCACGGCGGATTTAAAGGCGCTGAGCGAGAAATATGACGCCCTGCTGCGCGTGCGGTGTTCGGACCAGGGTGAGGCGTGTTCCTATGCTACGGGCCGTGATGTCCTGACCGATCTGTTCAAGGAATTTGGCGACGCCCACACCAACGTCCGTGACCCGGAGGGGGCCGAGCGGCTGCGCGAGGTCACGCAGGATCTGGCAGTCCAGCGCACCGGAGCGCGGCTGGCACGCGCCGAGGGCGGCCTGCTGGTGGTCTCGATCATCCCCGGTAGCCCCGCCGAGGCCGATGGCCTGCGCGTCTTCGATCTGGTCACCACCGTCAATGGCGAGGCGGCAGGCAAACGCGGCGGCGAGAACGCGCCCATTGGCCCCAATGAATTTATCCGGCTGGAGCGGGCAGCCGAGCCTATCCGTGTGACCGTCCGGCGGCCCGCCAGCCCGGAACTGACCCTCAGCCTCAGCACCCAGCCCCTGCTTGCGCGCGACGTGCCCACGTTGTCCTGGACGGGTGTGGATGGCAAGGTAGCGGTGATCTCGTATCCCTCTTTCCTGCCCAGCGACGCCTCTCAACTGTTCCTGGCGCGGTTGAAGGAAGCGCAGGCGGCGGGAGCGCGTGAGCTGATCGTGGACCTGCGCTACAACGGCGGCGGCAGCCTGACCGAGTGTGTGGCCGCCGCCAGCGTCTTTGCCCCGGTGGAGTACAAATCCCAGACCCGCTCCAACGGCAGGCTGTCCACCTACAGCTTTACCGGTGTCAACGGCACACGCGGCAATTTCCTGAACATGAAGACCATCCCGCCCGGCAGCGCCGTCTGGAAGGGGCCAGTGGCCGTGCTGGTGGGGCCGAATACCGCCTCGTGCGCCGAGGTCTTTACCTACTACGCGCAGCGGGCCGGGGCCATCGCCGTGGGTGAGAAGACGCGCGGTGTGGGCAACAGCGGCGTGGTCTTCGATCCGCTTCCCGACGGCGGCGTGGTCTCGGTGACGGTGCTGCGTGCCTTCAACGAGAAGGGTGAGGCGTTGCCCGACACCATCACGCCCGACGTGCTGGCCCCCGGCGACATCGTGGCACTGACCGAACAGGGCCGGGATGTGACGCTGGAGGCCGCTCTGCAAGCACTGGCGGCGCAGGCGGCAAGGTGA
- a CDS encoding DMT family transporter, protein MLAPVTVHFPPPPSERQIRLALAGVLLTVFLWGANVVALKAVLGVLNAETTNTARVLTSGTVLVTLAVRAHGWPRWDARTWLTVAGVGLLGNTLFQAFFLTGIQMNPAGVAGLVNGLVPVLVLPLGLLLGQSFTRRQGAGVAVAFAGLLGLLALTRVPGMSVTPTGLLWLLAAGAVWALYTLFNRPLSVRLGTLPFVAFSLALGSIPYLLYALPHLQFAGLKGTGVPAAAWLGIAFSALGANVVAYLAWASGAQVLGAARTSVWQALAPVIALTLSAALLHERLPASVWGMAGVILVGATLANWPEPGGVRKPPVESGIRGDDEKSPPLH, encoded by the coding sequence ATGCTCGCTCCTGTGACGGTTCATTTTCCCCCGCCCCCTTCCGAGCGGCAGATTCGACTGGCCCTCGCGGGCGTGCTGCTGACCGTGTTTCTGTGGGGCGCGAACGTGGTGGCCCTGAAAGCCGTGCTGGGGGTCCTGAACGCTGAGACCACCAACACCGCGCGTGTGCTGACGTCTGGGACGGTGCTGGTTACGCTGGCGGTGCGTGCCCACGGCTGGCCGCGCTGGGACGCCCGGACCTGGCTGACGGTGGCGGGGGTAGGGCTGCTGGGCAACACGCTGTTTCAGGCGTTCTTCCTGACCGGAATCCAGATGAACCCGGCGGGTGTGGCGGGGCTGGTCAACGGGCTGGTGCCCGTGCTGGTGCTGCCGCTGGGATTGCTCCTGGGCCAGAGCTTTACCCGCCGTCAGGGGGCAGGCGTGGCCGTGGCTTTCGCCGGGCTGCTGGGCCTGCTGGCGCTGACCCGCGTACCGGGGATGTCGGTCACGCCCACGGGATTGTTGTGGCTGCTGGCCGCCGGGGCGGTCTGGGCGCTGTACACGCTGTTTAACCGTCCGCTGTCAGTGCGGCTGGGTACACTGCCTTTCGTGGCCTTCAGTCTGGCGCTGGGCAGCATTCCCTACCTGCTGTACGCCCTGCCCCATCTGCAATTCGCGGGCTTGAAAGGCACAGGCGTGCCAGCAGCGGCGTGGCTGGGCATTGCCTTCAGTGCGCTGGGGGCCAATGTCGTTGCTTATCTGGCCTGGGCGAGTGGGGCGCAGGTGCTGGGGGCGGCCCGCACCAGCGTGTGGCAGGCACTGGCCCCAGTGATCGCCCTGACCCTCAGTGCCGCGCTGCTACATGAGCGGCTGCCCGCCAGTGTGTGGGGCATGGCTGGGGTCATTCTGGTGGGGGCGACGCTGGCCAATTGGCCAGAACCGGGCGGGGTCAGAAAGCCGCCTGTGGAGAGCGGGATTCGGGGTGACGACGAAAAATCCCCGCCCCTTCATTGA
- a CDS encoding TetR/AcrR family transcriptional regulator, whose amino-acid sequence MTVPLPPAAAPTPETTRTRIGQEAARLFVASGYHGVSMREVAEAVGVTKPALYHHYADKESLFLAMLDGALAGLARLIEHASAQSGLSAQLDTLVSELVDSAPEQRVGLQLASELRHVSPERRKSFENEYRRVWMGGLSALFEGASARGELRTDMPPQMLTRAFLALIYPLVTGTPPADPQGTARALLSVYLDGARPR is encoded by the coding sequence GTGACCGTCCCACTGCCCCCCGCCGCCGCCCCCACCCCAGAAACCACCCGCACCCGGATCGGGCAGGAGGCGGCGCGGCTGTTCGTGGCAAGCGGCTACCACGGCGTCTCCATGCGCGAGGTGGCCGAGGCGGTGGGCGTGACCAAACCCGCGCTGTACCACCACTACGCCGATAAGGAATCGCTGTTCCTGGCGATGCTGGACGGCGCGCTGGCCGGGCTGGCGCGGCTGATCGAACATGCCTCGGCCCAGAGTGGCCTGTCGGCGCAACTGGACACGCTGGTCAGCGAACTGGTAGACAGCGCCCCTGAACAGCGCGTGGGCCTGCAACTGGCCTCCGAGTTGCGGCATGTCTCGCCGGAACGCCGCAAAAGCTTTGAGAACGAGTACCGCCGGGTCTGGATGGGTGGCCTGAGCGCCCTGTTCGAGGGGGCCTCGGCACGCGGGGAACTGCGTACGGACATGCCGCCGCAGATGCTGACGCGGGCCTTTCTGGCCCTGATCTACCCGCTGGTCACGGGAACGCCGCCCGCCGATCCGCAGGGCACGGCACGGGCACTGTTATCCGTGTATCTGGACGGGGCCAGACCGCGCTGA